From the Clostridium cagae genome, the window ATACAATACCCCAAATGGTACTTCATGAATTGAAAATCCAAACCAGTGCTTTTGATATTTATATCTGTATTTCAACACCATATTTTCTAATTCTAATATTGATTTTTTCCAAGATAAATATTCCTCATAAGATTGTATCATATCTACCTCAAACAAAAATAATAAACCATCCACATCAAATTTATTTTCTTCAACACAAATTTGAGGAAAAATCAATTTATAATAAAATTGCCTTATAAATTTAATATTCTTATTTTCCTTCATAAAGTCAATTGTAACTGAAAGCTGAGGCATATTAACATATTCTTTTTTTAGCCACTGATTAGATCTCTCATGTTGTTGTTTTCTTTGAACTTTTCCTATTGGTTCATTTTCATATATTAGTTTATAATCTTCTAAAACTTGATACATGATTTTTCTCCTTAATAATCCCCACTACAAATTCCTGTTTTTTTACATTATATATTTCGATTTCTACTATTCTAGGCAAATCAATAGATACAAAAACTTTATTCTTCAATAAATTTTGTCAATTCTTCATTAAATTTATCACGTTGATCATAGAACAATCCATGGCCACTGTCTTCAAATGCTATAAGCTTGGAATTTTTAATACGTTGTCTTTGTGATTCAGCTAATGGGAATAGACAAACTTTGTCATGAATACCATGAAGAATTAAAGTTGGAACACTTATTTTCTCTAGATCAAAAAATAAGCTTTCTTCATCTAACCAAGAATTTGCAGTTGCAGCAGTTGCCCAGCCTGCTGCTTGTAGTCCTAATTGGAAGAACCAGTCTGAAAAAGGCTTAGTTATATGCTGGAAGAAAAACATGTCTCCAAATCCTTGCAACATTTTAGGACGATCATTATATGTTCCTTGAATAATTTCATTTACAGCTTCTTTTTCTAAACCATATGGAAAATATGGACGTTTTATAAGACTAGGAGCTGCTGCTGCAAAAAGTGCAAGTTTAGACACTCCATATTCATTATGTCTGGCCATGTATCTAATAGCAATGGCTCCCCCAGTAGAATGTCCTGCTAATATAAAATTTTTTAAATTAAGTACTTCAACTACAGCTCGAACATCATCTGATAACCTATCGTAGCAATATCCTGTAAAAGGCTTGTCTGATTGTCCAAATCCTCTCTGATCTATGCCAATACATCGATATCCCATTTTAGGTAGCTGATTAAACTGATACTCAAACAGTTTATGACTTCCAGGCCACCCATGTAGAAATACGATTGTCTTTTTGCCCTCTGGATTAAGATCCTCTACATAAACTTTTACATCTGATTCTACTCTAACATAATATCCCATTCAAATACCTCTTTTAATAAAATTTCTTCATTATCAGCTTATTCTCTGTGGAACAAATAGGTGAATCACATATTTGATTTTAATATAATTTCGTTCAAGCATTTACTAACACGGTGATACATATCTCCATAATTTTCACTTCCACTTGGTGGATTATGAATTAGCAATCATACACTCAAATTCCTGTGAATCTTTTTGTATTATATTATCAAACGAATATCCTACAATAATAACTAAGTTTTTTTATTTTCCAAACTACTTAAAATATGTTTCAAATCCATTATTTAAGACATAAGCTCCATTTGGAACTTGTGTTGCTATCAAGCATATATTTAAGCAATCTACACATGAACCCATTGCATTCAATAAGCAAAGAAAAATTGTATACCCATTTAACCATCCAAATGCATTTAAAACAAATGGTAATACAATAGATAAAAGTAAAAGTGGCATAATTGAAATAAGCAAAAATCTACTTTTCTTTATTTTTTCAGAGGTGGTAACAAATCCACAAATGCCATTTATTCCCCAATATGTTTTATCTGATTTTAAAACATTTGGAATAAAACACGCATGTAAGAATTCATGTATTGTCATAAAAATAAAGATAACAGGGATAAATAATAATGTTACTAAATGTAATTCCAATGTAATGTTGAATCCTTCATTGCTTTTTAAGAAATCTTGTAGTGGTGTATATAAGTTATAGAAAATAAACATTTCAATTGCGCCATTTATCAACATAAATGGTGTAGATAATAAAATAGTCCATGTAAAATTAGATGGCTCTTTTATTTTTTTCCAATTGTTTAATGTAAGTTTTTCACTTAACGCCTTATCTGTATCTGGAAGTTTTTTTATGTATTTCATTTAAAGTAATTCCTTTCATTAACAGCTCGTCTACAATTCACTAAGCCATATGTAATTTTTATTTAATTATATCATGTATTTAATACCAAATTATTCAATTCTCAAAGAACATTTTTTATTACTTCTAATATCATGTATTTTACCTCTATATTATATAAATTGTTTATTTAGGATAATTATAACATATTGTAAATATCACATTATTATATTGTTTTACCAACTTATTATTATAATAAAAGTATTCTGTAATAAACGCTTTATTCATATTGGATTTATGTCTAAATATATAAACATAAATCCAAACTAAATAGTGGATAATTTTGTTTTTATATAAAATTATCTAAACTCTCATAAAAAAGCCATCATGCTATAAATTTTATACAGCCATACGTTTTATATCATCTGGAATAATTAAATTTGCTTCTGTTAAAGATTTAATTTCATCGATTGTTGTATAATCATTAATTTCCCTTAAAAATAATCCCTTATCTGTTACTTCAATTACACAAAGTTCTGTAATAATTAAGTTTACTTGTGATTTTGCAGTTAATGGTAATCTACATTTTTTAAGAATTTTAGGTTTTCCCTTTCCAGTGTGCTGCATGGCTACAATTACTTTTTTAGCACCTGTTACTAAATCCATAGCACCACCCATACCTGGTACCATTTTTCCTGGAATAATCCAATTAGCTATGCTACCTTCCTCATCTACCTCTAAAGCTCCAAGTACAGTGGCATCAACATGTCCACCTCTAATTAATGCAAAGGACATAGAACTATCAAAGAATGCTGCTTCTGGTAATGCTGTTACACATTGTCCACCAGCATTTATTATATTTGCATCTTCATGTCCTGATGTTGGTACTGCACCCATTCCAATCATTCCATTTTCAGATTGAAAGAATACATGCTTATCTTTTGGTACATAATTTGCAACCAATGTTGGAAGTCCTATTCCAAGGTTCACAAGTTGTCCGTCCTCTAATTCTTTTGCAACCCTTTTTGCAATTATTTGTCTTGCTAATTTACTATCTGTAATCACTTAAATTTCCTCCCTTATTATATAATTTACTAATACACCTGGAGTCATTATATCTTCCCTATTTAATTCTTCAAATTCAACTAAATTTTCAGCTTCCATTATTACAGTATCAGCCGCCATTGCAATATAAGGATTAAAGTTTTTTGTAGTTCCTTTATAACAAGTATTTCCGAATTCATCTACTATACTTCCCTTTACTAGTGAAACATCTGCTTTTAATGGAAGTTCTAATAAATATTCTTTATCATCAATTAAAATCTTACGTTTTCCCTTTTCTACAATTGTTCCTATTCCTGTTGATGTTAGTACTCCACCTAAACCAGAACCTGCCGCACGTATTCTTTCAATTAATGTTCCTTGTGGAGAAAGTTCCACCTCCATTTCCCCACTATTCATTCTCCTTCCGGTCTCAGGATTTGTCCCTATATGAGAAGCTATTACCTTTTTTACCTGACCATTTACAACTAATTTACCTATGCCTTTATCTGGGTACCCGGTATCGTTTCCTATTATAGTTAGATTTTTTATATTTAAATTTACCAACATATCAATTATGGTTTCAGGACTTCCACAATCTAAGAAGCCACCGATCATAATTGTCATTCCATCTTTAAAAATAGACTTTAGATCTTCAAGCTTAACTATTTTATTCATGTTAATATCTCCTTCTTTTTTTAGAATATATAATACTTCATATAAAACTGCTAAATATATTGAAATAATTGTCTTGATCTATCATCTAACCTGCAAGTACACATCTTCTTTGTCTTGTAAAATTCCTTGCAGAAGTTATGCCTTCACCTGTAGGTCCTGCAATAGTAAAAGTTGTAAAGCCTTCTGCACCAAAACCCACTCCAGCGAAGGACTTAGCATTCTTTACAAAAATAGTTGTATCTATTTCCTTTTCAAATCTATTTAAATTATCTATATTTTTTGAATACATATATGCACTATGTCTTTTTCTTTGTTCTGCTATTTTAGCACACTCTATTGCCTCATCAACATCTTTAACTCTTACAATAGGAAGTATCGGCATCATAAGTTCTGTCATTACAAAAGGATGATTTGCATCTACTTCACATATTATACATCTAACATTATCAGATGCTTTTATACCTATTTTATCTAAAAATAACTTAGCATCTTTTCCCACCCATTTTTTATTTATAGCATATTCTAAAGTTTCATCTTTTCTCTCTAATAATACTAAATCTAATAACTTTAATACCTGATTTTCATTAATTAATACAGCATTATTTTTGATCATATTTTGTATCAAATCATTTGCTACATTTTCAAAAACAAATACCTCTTTTTCTGCAATACAAGGTAAATTATTATCAAAAGAGCAGCCTTCTATAATGTTTTTAGCAGCTTTGTCTATATCTGCACTATCATCTACAATTACTGGAGGATTTCCAGCACCTGCACCTATAGCCTTTTTACCAGAATTCAAAAGAGTTTTTATTAATCCAGGTCCTCCTGTTCCACATAAAAGTTTTATATATGGATGTTTCATAATTACATTTAATGATTCCATAGTTGGATTTTCCACTGTAGTTACTAAATTTTCAGGTCCTCCTGCTTTAATAACTGCTTTATTTATCATGTCTACAGCAAAAGCAACACATTTTTTTGCTCCTGGATGTCCATTAAATACTACTGAATCTCCTGCAGCTATCATACCTATACTGTTACATATAACAGTTTCAGTTGGGTTAGTTGAAGGGGTTATTGCACCTATAACACCATATGGAGACATTTCTACTAATGTAAGACCTTGATCCCCAGACCAAGCTGTAGTAATTAAATCTTCTGTACCTGGAGTATATTTAGCTACCAATTCATGCTTTAATACTTTATCTTCATATCTTCCCATGTGTGTTTCATCTAAAATCATTTTTGCTAATATTTCTTTATTCTCCAATGTAGCCTTTCTTATACCTTTTATAATTCTTTCCCTATCTTCTTTTGTATAATAAAGACTTAATTTCTTTTGTGCATAAATTGCTTTTGTAATAGCATTTTCAACTTTTTTAAATACTCCTAGATATGATTCTTTATTATTAGATTTGTCACCTTCAGTTCTTTTTGTAATTTTTAAATCATTTGTTTGCGATAATACTGATAAGTTTCTTTCCATATTGCTCCTCCTCATAGTTATAAAATTTTCACACAAAAACCCATAAGAGCTTTTGATTTGTATTTTTTATTAATTAGACTATATTTTTAAACCATATAATATTGTATTATAATGGTGAGTTGGCATTTGAATTTAATTAAAACAAATCATTAATTAAAGCTTTTATTAATTTTTACTATATTGAACTACTTAAGTAAAAATTTCTATAAGATTAAAAAAATTAAGTTATTTGGATATATGGTGCTACTTGGAAATAGTAAGATGTTATAAAAAGTTTTATTAATTGTAAAAATACCATAGTTATCTTATCTAATTACTTTTTGTAAATTTATTGAAATGTTTGTATAAATAGTATGTTATCACTAAATTATCCAAAATCAATATTTAAATTCAATAAAATTACTCACAGTTAGATAAAACGTTAACAAAACGAGAGCTGGTTATATATTTTTATATCATAAATTCTAAAGAACAATTATAGGAAAATTAAAAAAAATATCGAATTTTTTCAATTTTTCTGAAAACCTTTTAATAGATATAAATAATTTTAAGAATTCGTAGTATAAATTGTAGTTTGATAATTCTTTATTATTGCTTTCAAAAATGACTATATTTTAAATATTTATTAAAATTTCTCTAATTTTGTAAATACTAAAAAAAATATGATCTCTATACTAAATAGAAATCATATTCTTAACTTAGATTTTTTAATTATTTATAACAGTTTGCAATTTATTTTATTTATTAAAATATTAAACTACTTTTTAAGATAATCATATATAACCTCGGGAGATGGAAGTGTTAAGTCTGTGAGAATATGAGAACTTGAAACTATTTCTTTTACAGGTAAGTCATTAAATGGTGCCATAGCATGATCAAATAATTGTAATCTTGCAGGACCAGTCCATGCCTCATGTACAGTAATGTCTTTAATTTGTGCAGATATTAGCTCACATATTCTTGGAGTTCCATCATAGTTAGGTATAATTTTTAACATAAAATTAGGACGACAAATTTGTTCCTTTGCTTCATTTAGATCTAATTGTTTATGCTTATACCCCATAGTTGCTATTGCTACTCTTAATTTTCCATAATCTAATGTACCAACTAGTGTGTCTGAATCAACAAATAACTTAGGATAACCAAGTTTTTTAGGATATGCACTAAGTTCTCTCCCAACGGCAATAGCTGGCTCATTATCTAAATACATCATATGCAAATAGTCACCTTTTTTACCATTATAGCTTACTGGTATAGCCTGTCCACATTCTGTATAAGATCCTAATCCACTTGTATCAGGCATAGCCATCATTTCAAATCTAACTAAAGGATCTTCTCCTAATTCTAAAGGTTCTGGTACAATTTTACGTAAAGCATCAGCATCAGTACGGTATATAATATTAAAATATTCACGGTTATGGAACCTGTAAGGTCCCCTTGGAAATGCTGGAGCTGTTAGTGGTGTTGTAATTTGTTTAGATACTTCACTTTTTAACATAACTATTCATCTTCTTACCTTAAATATTTGACATTCTCATTTTAACCTAATTGTATTTTTAAATTATAATGTCATTATAGTATAAATGCTATAGATACTAAATCTTAATACTACAATTTCATATTAATCTAAAACACATTTTATAATTAAAATTGAGATTTAAGATTTATTAAATGGAAATGAATCTTTGGATATGTCATTACCCTTTAAAAAGATTAATACATAATGTAACATATTAGTCTTATTAAAATATATCACAATATCCATTTAAAGTAAAATAATAAATTAATTTACAAATAAAACATCTATATTTTAAGTTAATAAACTTTATTGTTCCATTCATATAGACATATAGCCACCCTCTTATTTAGTTAATTTATAACTCTCAATCTTAACTTAAAACTTATTTTTCTAATCCACATTTCTTATATATTTCTAAAATTATTTGTTGTTTTCCTTTAATATAAGAATCTATATCTTCAGGATATTTTAATGCCATCTTTTTTTTAATAACACTATACATCTCTTTATCTTCTTTATGCTTTCTTAGATAATCTCTAAAAGTAACATGACGATATAACTCTTTATTGTCTTTACCACATACATATAAATGATGTACCATCAAATGTGGTTTATTTGAATATTTAAATGCTTCTCTACCATATATCCCTAAGTCACCTTCATGAATATAACCAAGAGTTTCCAATTGTTTTTTAACTTCATCAAAATTTCTATCAATCACAATATCAATATCTATAATTGGCTTTGCTGATAATCCTTCAACTGATGTACTACCAATATGCTCAATTGAAATAATTTTTCCAGATAAAACTGTTAATAATTCATCTTTTATACTTTCAAAACTCTCTTTCCACTTTGGATTATAATCTTCTACTATTACATGTTTAGTTATCATCAAAAATCTCCCTTCCAAATTGGAATTTGTATTTCTCTCAATACCATGCCACCATTCCAACTTATCTAATAATTCCTTTATTAAAACAATACTCATTTATTTTTTACGAATTTCTAATCTATAACATTATAAAATTTACTTTGGAGGTTCTCTTCTCCTAATTTATCCATTTTAACTTCTATTTCTTTTGCAGTTTTTAAAATAGCTTCTATGTCCCTATTTTCAAATAATATCTTATATTCATCTTTTAAATATTTAGCATGTGCTAATATACAATCATCTATTTCCTGCTCCCATTCTGTAATAGCTGCAGACATTTGCCACATTAAAAATTCTTCAAAATTCACCCCATAACTTACAATATCATCTGTATCATGTTTGTATAAAATAATATGAGTCAATTCTGTTTTGTTTTTATAAATGAAACAGTATATATCTCCTCCTCCTGTCATTGCAAAAGGAATAAAATTATATTCTTCTTTTATTTTATATCCTGAAATTTCATTCATTTCATCAATAAACTCTTTACGATCTTGTATATCTTCAAATAATAATGGTTCACAATCTGATTCTACACCATACATAAAAGCTGCTGGAGTATTTAATAGTTCTTCCCTATTTTCATTTAACCATTTATAAGATGTCATCCATTTCATAGTACCTGTACTGTAAATTTCTCTAAACAGTCTTGGAAATTTAATTCCTTCTATATTTTCTATTTCTTCTAAGTTCATTTCTTTTACTCACTCTCACTAACAAATTTGTAGTTAAACTTTATATTTATTAAATAGTCTTATACATTTTAACAGCTTGTGATTTATATCCATTCCATTCTAATTCTATTTTTTCACTAGATATAAATCCTTATTTTTCTTTAGTTGTTAGGTCCGCATTCCCTATAATCTAAAAATATCATATCATGTCCTGTTGATGGACAATTAGCTATTGCAAACCCAATGTCAGGATATTCCCACTCTTCAATCCAAAATCTACTTCCAAATTCTCCACACAATGAAAATAGTTTATCTAAAGCAATACTAAATAATCCTGTTATGCCTATATGGTCTTCTGCCCAGCTGGTAGGAGTTTTTTAATAATCTCTATAATTTCTTCATTACATGCATCCTCCAATACAGCATAAATAATCTTTAATTCAAATTTATTATTTATATACTCAACCTAAAACTATTGTTTTAATTAGTGTCTATGGCTAATTTATCAAAAACTTTCATCACATATGAGTTTCCATTTTTTTGCTTTGAATAAAAAACAAAAGTTTCCCAAAAATCTAAATTTATAATAAACTGATACTCTCCTATTGACAATTCCTGCAAATATTCATCTTGCATAGCCAGATTCATATCAATTGATCCTTCTAAAACTTTATTTTTATATAAAAATTGTAATACTTCTATTAATTTATTTATATCCTGATGATTTGCAATGTACTTTACAATGGAAATCGTATCACTTCCTGCAACTTTATGTACTTCCCAACCATTATTAGCTTTTTTAATTATCTTATACATACTATATATCTCACCCGCAACTTACTGTTTATATTTAGCTATTTAGCAAGTAATATCTTTTTATTTAGATTAAATTGATACTTATTTTATAATTTTCCCCATTATAATTTCATCACGGTATGTTCCATCTTTAAGTTTATATGCATTCTTTGTAGTACCCCAAACTTCAAATCCATACTTTTTATATAAAACTTTTGCTTTTTTATTATCTGCAAATACACCAAGTTCAATTTGCTCATATCCCATCTTTTTTGCTTGTTCAATTATGGTTTTAATAAGTATACTTCCAATACCATTGTTCCAATATTTTTCTTTAATAGAAATTCCAAATACTGCTCTATGTTTAAGTTTAAGATGATTTCTCACACAGGTAATACTAGCATTACCTGCAAGTTCATCATTTACAAATGCAGCAATCATTATGTCTTTATCACTAATCAAATTGTTCTTAAGGTGCTCACTTTCTTTATTAACCGTAGTTCTAATTTCTTCAGGATATCTAACCATGAAATATGTTTCTTTTGATGTCATTTTTAAATATTCAATCATTTTTTCTGCATCCTGTTCATCTGGGTTTCTTAAAATGCATTCTGTTCCATCTTTTAATTCTACTTTAATTTCTCCAAATTTCATTATCATTGTCTCCTTATAATTTAAATCACCTTATTATTCTTTTGCCCACTTTTTACATTGTTCAATTTTAGGAATTGGATTAAATCCCTGTTCTACGCCCATTGTTGAGAGCATTTCACAAGGAAAATCTATACATTTTCCACAATGGTCTAATTGATTTCCCTCACAGCAAGACTTAACACCACATTGTCCTCCCCAAAAAGGTTTTTTCATTTTTATACATCCAGTGCAATGTACTTCGTCTTTTCTTTTACATTGATTACAACAAACTCCACATCTTGATTCAAACATATCATATGCCTCCAATAATTTCTATTTTATACAGATAAATTACTATTTATCTATACTATTTAATTACACATAATCATTTATCTTTTTAGTTAAAATAGATACTTTGTTTTACTATAATGTTGAAATTTTATGTAAAACACTCTATTTACTATGCATTTTATTATACCATATTATGTAATTTTAATATTAATTTTCTATGTAAAAATCAATATTTTTAAGTACATACTTCTTTTCCCTTATAGTTTTTTTCCACTTCGAATTTCTTCCCTTACCTACAACTTCTATATACATTCCCCTTCATTGATATTATACTTTTATTATCATAAACATAATCATTTAGGTTAAAATAACCATATTTTTATTGATATAATATATTAATATTTAAATAAACCTTATCATTTAATACTAAATGATAAGGTTTATTCTTAATGCCCATTATTTTAATTTTCCACAAATGTGCTTTAGCTAAAACTCTGCAAATTAGAATTTGTCTATATACTACCATAATTCCTTCAACATTCTAAATTCCTTATATGTAATATCCCCAAATTTATATTCAAATGAATTCTTTTTATTAAAATCATATTTTTCATACAACTTAATAGCTACCTCATTATCTATCTCTGCGCTTGTATATAAGTTTTCATTTGGAAATTTATCATGAAAAAAACTAAAAACTTTTCTAACGCTTTTGAACCAAATCCCTTGTTTTGATACTTAATATCAATCATAAATCTTGAAAATGACCATCCTTTTAATTCTTCATCATAATCGTATAATAAAAATCCTACCATTTCATCACCATTATATATTCGATGAATTTACTTTTCCCTTCAAATTTATCTAACTAAAATAATTTATGCAAAAAAACTTTTAATTTATCCATAATCTTCAACTCCCTAAATTATATAAAAAAGTTACCAATATCAATTAACTATGTCATACTTTAAAAATAATACCGTATTTATAAGTTATACAATTCCTATCATTTAATTATCTTGGACATGTAATATTCATCTACATATTCACCATCAATATACATTGATTTTCTCTTTGTGCCCTCTATTTCAAAACCACTTTTTTTATATAAGTTTAAAGCCCTTTGGTTAGTACAAACTACTGTTAATTCAAGTCTTACAATTTTCTTATCTAATGCCCAATCATTTAATTTCTTAAAAAATTCTGTGCCAATTCCCTGATTACGATATTTTTCTCTTATTCCCACTACTATATATGCGCTATGTTGTACTCTTCTCACATTACCTATTTCAGCTGAAATAAATCCTACAATTTCACTGTCATCAACTGCTAAAAGAAACAGATTATTGCCATTAATTGCACTATCTAAATTTTCTTCTAATCTATCTATATTTTTAGGTCTTTCACCTGGCTCATACATCATAAACTTTGTTTCATAATCTAATTGATTCATCATATTCCATAAAGATTCTGTGTCTTTTTTTTTCAACATTTCTAAATACAACATTACTGTCCAAAAATATTACCCCCTTAATTATCTTACGTACTTATTAAATGGTCTTATACATTTTAACAGCTTGTGATTTATATCCATTCCATTCTAATTCTATTTTTTCACTAGATACAAATCCGTGTTTTTCCCAAAAACCAAGTACATTACCTTCGTAACCATATACAACATCTATTCTAATACGACTAGCATTTTTATATTTAAATAATTTTTCTAACTGATTATATATTACTCTTCCTAATCTATTTCCTTTTAGTTTAGCATCAATCATTAACAAAGATAAATATACTTCATCTGCAATTTTAAAATCACATAATCCAACTATTTCACCTTTATTATCTTTTATTGTTGATGAGATGAATCCTATATTTTTCATTTCTTCAATTTCATTAAGTACAAAACCTTTAGAAACACTTGAAATACCCATATGACTGTTTAAAAAATTTTTATTAGAATTATAAATATCTACAATTTTGATAACATCATTTTGGTTTACCTTTTCAATTATATAATTGTCCATTTTACTCCCTCATTCATATAATACAATTCTTAATTAGCCCTAATAATAACAATTTAATAAAATTCAATTATTCAAATTGGAATTTAACAGTTTACTTTAAAAATAAATTCTGAAATATCATAAGAATCATATTGTTAAAGGAATGTATAATAATTGGATACCATAATGTTCTACTTTTACTATATAAACCACCATATAAAATTCCAGCAACAGTTTGTTCTGTAAACACTACTGATAATGATAATAGAAGATTTCCTGAAGTATTTTCCCATAA encodes:
- a CDS encoding GNAT family N-acetyltransferase, giving the protein MDNYIIEKVNQNDVIKIVDIYNSNKNFLNSHMGISSVSKGFVLNEIEEMKNIGFISSTIKDNKGEIVGLCDFKIADEVYLSLLMIDAKLKGNRLGRVIYNQLEKLFKYKNASRIRIDVVYGYEGNVLGFWEKHGFVSSEKIELEWNGYKSQAVKMYKTI
- a CDS encoding GNAT family N-acetyltransferase — translated: MLKKKDTESLWNMMNQLDYETKFMMYEPGERPKNIDRLEENLDSAINGNNLFLLAVDDSEIVGFISAEIGNVRRVQHSAYIVVGIREKYRNQGIGTEFFKKLNDWALDKKIVRLELTVVCTNQRALNLYKKSGFEIEGTKRKSMYIDGEYVDEYYMSKIIK
- a CDS encoding 3-oxoacid CoA-transferase subunit A; translated protein: MNKIVKLEDLKSIFKDGMTIMIGGFLDCGSPETIIDMLVNLNIKNLTIIGNDTGYPDKGIGKLVVNGQVKKVIASHIGTNPETGRRMNSGEMEVELSPQGTLIERIRAAGSGLGGVLTSTGIGTIVEKGKRKILIDDKEYLLELPLKADVSLVKGSIVDEFGNTCYKGTTKNFNPYIAMAADTVIMEAENLVEFEELNREDIMTPGVLVNYIIREEI
- a CDS encoding aldehyde dehydrogenase family protein, with protein sequence MERNLSVLSQTNDLKITKRTEGDKSNNKESYLGVFKKVENAITKAIYAQKKLSLYYTKEDRERIIKGIRKATLENKEILAKMILDETHMGRYEDKVLKHELVAKYTPGTEDLITTAWSGDQGLTLVEMSPYGVIGAITPSTNPTETVICNSIGMIAAGDSVVFNGHPGAKKCVAFAVDMINKAVIKAGGPENLVTTVENPTMESLNVIMKHPYIKLLCGTGGPGLIKTLLNSGKKAIGAGAGNPPVIVDDSADIDKAAKNIIEGCSFDNNLPCIAEKEVFVFENVANDLIQNMIKNNAVLINENQVLKLLDLVLLERKDETLEYAINKKWVGKDAKLFLDKIGIKASDNVRCIICEVDANHPFVMTELMMPILPIVRVKDVDEAIECAKIAEQRKRHSAYMYSKNIDNLNRFEKEIDTTIFVKNAKSFAGVGFGAEGFTTFTIAGPTGEGITSARNFTRQRRCVLAG
- a CDS encoding alpha/beta fold hydrolase, with translation MGYYVRVESDVKVYVEDLNPEGKKTIVFLHGWPGSHKLFEYQFNQLPKMGYRCIGIDQRGFGQSDKPFTGYCYDRLSDDVRAVVEVLNLKNFILAGHSTGGAIAIRYMARHNEYGVSKLALFAAAAPSLIKRPYFPYGLEKEAVNEIIQGTYNDRPKMLQGFGDMFFFQHITKPFSDWFFQLGLQAAGWATAATANSWLDEESLFFDLEKISVPTLILHGIHDKVCLFPLAESQRQRIKNSKLIAFEDSGHGLFYDQRDKFNEELTKFIEE
- a CDS encoding DUF3795 domain-containing protein, with translation MFESRCGVCCNQCKRKDEVHCTGCIKMKKPFWGGQCGVKSCCEGNQLDHCGKCIDFPCEMLSTMGVEQGFNPIPKIEQCKKWAKE
- a CDS encoding acetoacetate decarboxylase, yielding MLKSEVSKQITTPLTAPAFPRGPYRFHNREYFNIIYRTDADALRKIVPEPLELGEDPLVRFEMMAMPDTSGLGSYTECGQAIPVSYNGKKGDYLHMMYLDNEPAIAVGRELSAYPKKLGYPKLFVDSDTLVGTLDYGKLRVAIATMGYKHKQLDLNEAKEQICRPNFMLKIIPNYDGTPRICELISAQIKDITVHEAWTGPARLQLFDHAMAPFNDLPVKEIVSSSHILTDLTLPSPEVIYDYLKK
- a CDS encoding SMI1/KNR4 family protein, with the protein product MNLEEIENIEGIKFPRLFREIYSTGTMKWMTSYKWLNENREELLNTPAAFMYGVESDCEPLLFEDIQDRKEFIDEMNEISGYKIKEEYNFIPFAMTGGGDIYCFIYKNKTELTHIILYKHDTDDIVSYGVNFEEFLMWQMSAAITEWEQEIDDCILAHAKYLKDEYKILFENRDIEAILKTAKEIEVKMDKLGEENLQSKFYNVID
- a CDS encoding GrpB family protein, whose amino-acid sequence is MITKHVIVEDYNPKWKESFESIKDELLTVLSGKIISIEHIGSTSVEGLSAKPIIDIDIVIDRNFDEVKKQLETLGYIHEGDLGIYGREAFKYSNKPHLMVHHLYVCGKDNKELYRHVTFRDYLRKHKEDKEMYSVIKKKMALKYPEDIDSYIKGKQQIILEIYKKCGLEK
- a CDS encoding GNAT family N-acetyltransferase; protein product: MKFGEIKVELKDGTECILRNPDEQDAEKMIEYLKMTSKETYFMVRYPEEIRTTVNKESEHLKNNLISDKDIMIAAFVNDELAGNASITCVRNHLKLKHRAVFGISIKEKYWNNGIGSILIKTIIEQAKKMGYEQIELGVFADNKKAKVLYKKYGFEVWGTTKNAYKLKDGTYRDEIIMGKIIK
- a CDS encoding DUF3267 domain-containing protein, producing the protein MKYIKKLPDTDKALSEKLTLNNWKKIKEPSNFTWTILLSTPFMLINGAIEMFIFYNLYTPLQDFLKSNEGFNITLELHLVTLLFIPVIFIFMTIHEFLHACFIPNVLKSDKTYWGINGICGFVTTSEKIKKSRFLLISIMPLLLLSIVLPFVLNAFGWLNGYTIFLCLLNAMGSCVDCLNICLIATQVPNGAYVLNNGFETYFK
- a CDS encoding 3-oxoacid CoA-transferase subunit B, translated to MITDSKLARQIIAKRVAKELEDGQLVNLGIGLPTLVANYVPKDKHVFFQSENGMIGMGAVPTSGHEDANIINAGGQCVTALPEAAFFDSSMSFALIRGGHVDATVLGALEVDEEGSIANWIIPGKMVPGMGGAMDLVTGAKKVIVAMQHTGKGKPKILKKCRLPLTAKSQVNLIITELCVIEVTDKGLFLREINDYTTIDEIKSLTEANLIIPDDIKRMAV